In a genomic window of Actinomycetota bacterium:
- a CDS encoding primosome assembly protein PriA (binding of PriA to forked DNA starts the assembly of the primosome, also possesses 3'-5' helicase activity), translating to MSDQLELVPRRVPRARKLADWAQIDPIAQVRIDSPLPHLDRIFDYAIPESMSEEVVHGVRVRVRFSGRLINGVVVGRIASSEAAKVRPLERVLSPEPVLTPGTTALVTAVAERFAGTFSDVFRSAVPPRHARAESAAGTRAPMPAELTDDDWATWDRYTHGRALLVRAREGRLADVRGVWSAAPAKPWTADVAALVRAVLSHDSGGVLVVVPDAWDVKQLCNATEELASTRAVLSADLGPERRYREFCSVLRGESRFVVGTRTAVFAPVHDLQLIIVWDDADEACWDPQAPYWNVRDVAALRSQLSDCALLVGAPARSTETQVWCESGWARALEPERAWLRAHAPVVRAIDSTDEARDPAAASARIPHTAWSVAKEGLRTGPVLIQVPRRGYLPALACQQCRESALCSCGGPLALRSQNSTPQCQWCGKLAGSWSCPNCHGTKLRALSTGVERTAEEFGRAFPGASIIWSSSEQLHRSVPDAPALVIATPGAEPVANGGYSAVVLLDARSQLQRTNLRAGEEAVRRWFAASLLARPKAHVIVTADHALTAVQALVRWDSGWFAARELADRRATGLPPDSRAAALTGENSDIEDVLAALDQRVTVRALGPTDGHGVALVERKDSMELSTQLRSITAARSAKADAGVVHVHLDPREL from the coding sequence GTGAGTGACCAGCTCGAACTAGTTCCGCGTCGAGTTCCACGTGCGCGGAAGCTTGCGGACTGGGCGCAAATCGACCCGATCGCGCAGGTGCGCATCGATTCGCCACTGCCTCATCTGGATCGCATATTTGACTACGCGATCCCCGAATCGATGAGTGAAGAGGTCGTGCACGGAGTTCGGGTTCGAGTTCGTTTTTCGGGACGACTCATCAATGGCGTGGTTGTCGGACGGATAGCCAGCAGCGAAGCTGCCAAGGTGCGGCCTCTTGAACGGGTGCTGTCGCCGGAGCCGGTTCTGACTCCAGGCACCACGGCGCTCGTGACTGCCGTTGCCGAGCGCTTCGCTGGCACCTTTAGCGATGTCTTTCGCTCCGCCGTGCCACCTCGTCATGCGCGCGCTGAATCTGCGGCGGGTACTCGCGCTCCGATGCCTGCCGAGCTCACCGATGACGATTGGGCCACATGGGATCGCTATACCCACGGCCGCGCTCTGCTGGTGCGTGCGCGTGAAGGTCGACTCGCCGATGTTCGGGGAGTCTGGAGTGCAGCGCCTGCAAAACCATGGACCGCCGATGTAGCCGCACTCGTCCGCGCTGTCTTGTCTCACGATTCGGGCGGCGTTCTCGTGGTCGTTCCTGATGCCTGGGATGTGAAGCAACTGTGCAATGCCACTGAAGAACTGGCGTCAACTCGTGCCGTGCTCTCGGCCGATCTTGGGCCTGAGCGGCGTTACCGCGAATTCTGCTCGGTGCTTCGCGGAGAGAGCCGATTTGTCGTTGGCACGCGCACTGCTGTATTTGCGCCCGTGCACGATCTGCAGTTGATCATTGTTTGGGACGACGCGGATGAGGCCTGCTGGGATCCGCAGGCGCCGTACTGGAATGTGCGGGATGTGGCAGCACTTCGTTCGCAACTGTCCGACTGTGCCTTGCTCGTTGGTGCACCAGCGCGAAGCACTGAGACTCAAGTCTGGTGTGAATCTGGTTGGGCCAGAGCGCTTGAACCGGAGCGGGCTTGGCTGCGCGCCCATGCTCCCGTTGTGCGTGCGATCGACAGCACCGATGAGGCACGGGATCCAGCCGCCGCTTCGGCACGCATCCCGCATACGGCTTGGTCAGTGGCCAAGGAGGGATTGCGCACTGGCCCAGTGCTCATTCAAGTTCCGCGTCGTGGCTACCTTCCTGCTCTTGCCTGCCAGCAATGCCGAGAGTCAGCGCTGTGCAGCTGTGGGGGTCCGCTCGCGCTGCGCTCGCAGAACAGCACTCCGCAATGCCAGTGGTGCGGCAAGCTCGCCGGCTCGTGGAGCTGCCCGAACTGCCATGGAACCAAACTGCGGGCCTTATCGACGGGTGTGGAGCGCACTGCCGAAGAATTCGGACGAGCCTTTCCCGGCGCCTCGATCATCTGGTCATCAAGTGAGCAGCTGCATCGCTCGGTGCCTGATGCCCCTGCCCTCGTGATCGCCACACCGGGTGCAGAGCCGGTGGCCAATGGCGGCTACTCAGCAGTCGTGTTGCTTGACGCTCGCTCGCAGTTGCAACGCACCAACCTTCGGGCAGGTGAGGAGGCGGTACGTCGGTGGTTTGCGGCCTCCTTGCTTGCTCGACCCAAGGCGCATGTGATTGTCACTGCCGATCACGCACTGACTGCTGTGCAAGCACTCGTGCGTTGGGATTCCGGCTGGTTCGCCGCTCGCGAACTTGCGGATCGAAGGGCCACCGGCTTGCCGCCGGATTCTCGAGCCGCTGCGCTGACCGGCGAGAACAGTGACATTGAGGATGTGCTCGCGGCTCTTGATCAACGCGTGACGGTGCGAGCGCTCGGTCCTACCGACGGACATGGCGTTGCCCTGGTTGAGCGCAAGGACAGCATGGAACTCTCAACCCAGCTGCGCTCCATCACGGCGGCCCGTTCGGCAAAGGCTGACGCCGGAGTGGTGCACGTTCACCTGGATCCCCGCGAACTTTAG
- the metK gene encoding methionine adenosyltransferase gives MSKRLFTSESVTEGHPDKMADQISDAILDDLLRQDPTSRVAVETLLTTGQVHVAGEVTTSGFADVISLVRETVLGIGYDSSTKGFDGESCGISVSIGKQSPDIAQGVDDAIEEREGNSVDPLDRQGAGDQGLMFGYACTDTLELMPLPISLAHRLAEQLTAVRKDGTVPYLRPDGKTQVTIEYDEDDRPVRIDTIVVSTQHASNISLDTMLNPDIRKHVVDPILDSIDLDNRDFRLLVNPTGKFEIGGPMGDAGLTGRKIIVDTYGGMARHGGGAFSGKDPSKVDRSAAYAMRWVAKNVVASGLATRCEVQVAYAIGKAHPVGVFVETFDTGVMADEAIQEAVLRVFDLRPLAIIRDLDLLRPIYRTTSAYGHFGRPQGTNELLDYSEVSKRTLVGPTFTWESTDRAEQLREVAGL, from the coding sequence GTGTCCAAGCGACTGTTTACCTCAGAGTCCGTGACCGAGGGCCATCCGGACAAGATGGCTGATCAGATCAGTGACGCCATCCTTGATGATCTCCTTCGGCAGGATCCCACCAGTCGCGTCGCGGTCGAAACACTGCTGACCACTGGTCAGGTGCACGTCGCTGGCGAGGTCACCACCTCCGGCTTCGCCGATGTCATCAGCTTGGTTCGCGAAACTGTGCTCGGCATCGGCTACGACTCGTCGACCAAGGGTTTTGACGGTGAGTCCTGCGGCATCTCAGTCTCGATCGGCAAGCAGTCACCTGACATTGCACAAGGTGTCGACGACGCAATTGAAGAACGCGAGGGCAACAGCGTTGATCCGCTGGACCGTCAGGGTGCAGGCGACCAAGGCTTGATGTTCGGCTATGCCTGCACCGACACCCTTGAACTCATGCCGCTGCCGATCTCCTTGGCTCACCGCCTCGCAGAGCAACTGACAGCAGTGCGCAAGGACGGCACCGTCCCCTACCTCCGGCCCGACGGCAAGACCCAGGTCACCATCGAGTACGACGAGGATGATCGTCCGGTGCGCATCGACACCATCGTGGTGTCCACTCAGCATGCCTCCAACATCAGCCTGGACACCATGCTGAACCCGGACATCCGCAAGCATGTGGTCGATCCGATCCTGGATTCGATCGATCTGGATAATCGCGATTTCCGGCTCTTGGTCAACCCGACTGGCAAGTTCGAAATCGGTGGCCCCATGGGCGATGCGGGTCTGACAGGACGCAAGATCATCGTTGACACCTACGGCGGCATGGCTCGCCACGGTGGTGGCGCCTTCTCTGGCAAGGATCCGTCAAAAGTTGACCGCTCTGCTGCCTATGCCATGCGTTGGGTTGCCAAGAACGTGGTGGCATCTGGCCTGGCAACCCGTTGCGAAGTGCAGGTTGCCTACGCCATTGGCAAGGCGCACCCGGTCGGCGTGTTCGTGGAAACCTTCGACACGGGTGTGATGGCCGATGAGGCGATTCAGGAGGCCGTGCTGCGCGTCTTCGATCTGCGTCCGCTCGCGATCATTCGCGATCTTGATCTGCTGCGTCCGATCTATCGCACCACCAGTGCGTACGGTCACTTCGGTCGACCCCAGGGCACCAACGAACTTCTGGATTATTCAGAGGTGAGCAAGCGCACGCTGGTGGGTCCAACCTTCACCTGGGAGAGCACCGATCGTGCAGAGCAATTGCGTGAGGTTGCCGGGCTCTAG
- the coaBC gene encoding bifunctional phosphopantothenoylcysteine decarboxylase/phosphopantothenate--cysteine ligase CoaBC — MSGGRPRVVLGVAGGIAAYKAAEVLRGLTESGHDVTVVPTQAALRFVGEPTWAALSGKPIATDVWTASDQVPHVRLGQTADVVVIAPATADLLARATHGVANDLLTNVLLTARCPVVMAPAMHTEMWVHPATQRNVAELRSRGVIVLEPASGRLTGSDTGPGRLPDPTAIVAAVQDVLRRTPANDLAGLKILISAGGTQEAWDPVRYIGNRSSGRQGVELARTAVSRGAHVTLVAAHMEVEPPAGVTVIQVESADDLYQAMHGQSADVIVMAAAVADFRPDVEAARKIKKESLTGDLNLTLTSTVDVLASLVEQRSGRTPLIVGFAAETADSPEHLLELGRSKLKRKGCDLLVVNEVGSQVVFGSSENKVTILGADGSCRSLERTSKAVVADAVWDLVATQL; from the coding sequence ATTTCGGGTGGCCGGCCTCGTGTCGTGCTGGGGGTCGCTGGTGGCATCGCGGCCTATAAGGCCGCCGAGGTGCTGCGTGGGCTCACCGAATCCGGACACGATGTCACCGTTGTTCCAACGCAGGCCGCACTTCGCTTCGTCGGCGAACCCACCTGGGCCGCGCTCTCCGGCAAGCCGATTGCCACCGACGTCTGGACCGCAAGCGATCAAGTTCCGCATGTGCGTCTAGGACAAACGGCCGATGTTGTCGTCATTGCTCCCGCCACGGCAGATCTCCTGGCCCGGGCCACCCACGGTGTGGCCAATGACCTGTTGACCAATGTGCTGCTCACCGCACGCTGTCCGGTGGTGATGGCTCCCGCGATGCACACTGAGATGTGGGTGCATCCGGCTACCCAGCGCAATGTTGCCGAACTTCGCTCCCGAGGCGTCATCGTGCTGGAACCTGCAAGTGGTCGCCTCACCGGCAGCGACACCGGCCCTGGTCGGCTCCCGGATCCGACCGCCATCGTTGCTGCTGTCCAGGACGTCTTGCGTCGCACCCCTGCCAATGACCTGGCGGGCTTGAAGATCCTCATCAGCGCAGGTGGCACCCAAGAGGCTTGGGATCCAGTTCGCTACATCGGCAATCGCAGTAGCGGACGCCAAGGCGTCGAGCTCGCACGAACCGCAGTTTCGCGCGGAGCACATGTGACCTTGGTCGCAGCCCACATGGAAGTTGAGCCGCCAGCTGGCGTCACCGTGATCCAAGTGGAGTCTGCCGACGATCTCTACCAGGCCATGCATGGCCAGAGTGCTGATGTCATTGTCATGGCAGCTGCTGTAGCCGATTTCCGCCCTGATGTTGAAGCTGCTCGCAAGATCAAGAAGGAGTCCCTCACCGGCGATCTCAACCTCACTCTGACGAGCACTGTTGATGTGTTGGCCTCATTGGTTGAGCAGCGCTCCGGCCGAACACCCCTCATTGTGGGCTTCGCCGCGGAGACCGCGGACAGCCCCGAGCACTTGCTCGAGTTGGGTCGCAGCAAGTTGAAGCGCAAGGGCTGCGACCTGCTCGTCGTGAATGAGGTTGGTTCGCAAGTGGTCTTTGGGTCAAGTGAGAACAAAGTGACGATCTTGGGAGCCGATGGCTCCTGTCGCTCGCTGGAGCGCACCTCGAAGGCAGTTGTGGCTGATGCCGTGTGGGACCTGGTCGCAACACAGCTTTGA
- the rpoZ gene encoding DNA-directed RNA polymerase subunit omega produces the protein MTSARPEGITHPSIDSLLEKTDSKYSLVIYASKRARQINAYYSQLGEGLLEYVGPLVETHLQEKSISIALREIDAGLLSSEPIEEPA, from the coding sequence ATGACATCCGCCAGGCCTGAGGGCATTACTCATCCTTCGATCGACTCCCTTTTGGAGAAGACCGACTCCAAGTACTCCCTGGTGATCTACGCATCAAAGCGCGCTCGTCAGATCAACGCCTACTACTCGCAGCTCGGAGAGGGCCTGCTTGAGTACGTCGGACCCCTGGTCGAGACCCACCTTCAAGAGAAGTCCATCTCCATCGCCCTGCGCGAGATCGATGCCGGCCTGCTCAGCTCAGAGCCCATCGAGGAGCCAGCCTGA
- the gmk gene encoding guanylate kinase encodes MTAPLVVVSGPSGVGKSTVVQQVLELAPEVWLSVSATTRKPRPGEVEGEHYFFVSDAKFDSLIREGELLEWAQFAGNRYGTPRGPVQERREQGVPVILEIELDGARQMRKAAEDARLVFLAPPSWEVLEARLRGRGTESDEAVASRLGAAEIEMAAQWEFDDIVVNTDVRLAAQSLVAFLHDIRQA; translated from the coding sequence ATGACCGCCCCCCTCGTTGTCGTGTCCGGGCCTTCTGGCGTTGGCAAGAGCACCGTGGTTCAACAGGTGCTCGAGCTCGCCCCGGAGGTCTGGCTCTCAGTGTCAGCCACGACTCGCAAGCCACGCCCGGGTGAAGTCGAGGGCGAGCACTACTTCTTCGTCAGTGACGCCAAGTTCGACTCTTTGATACGCGAAGGTGAGTTGCTGGAGTGGGCGCAGTTCGCCGGCAACCGCTATGGCACTCCCCGAGGGCCTGTCCAGGAACGCCGAGAACAAGGCGTCCCGGTCATCTTGGAGATAGAGCTCGATGGCGCTCGTCAGATGCGCAAGGCCGCCGAAGATGCCCGATTGGTCTTTCTCGCCCCACCCTCCTGGGAGGTGCTCGAAGCCCGATTGCGTGGTCGTGGCACCGAGTCAGATGAGGCCGTAGCGAGTCGCTTGGGCGCAGCCGAGATCGAAATGGCAGCTCAGTGGGAGTTTGACGACATCGTGGTCAACACAGACGTGCGGCTGGCCGCCCAATCGTTGGTAGCATTCCTCCATGACATCCGCCAGGCCTGA
- the mihF gene encoding integration host factor, actinobacterial type, which translates to MPAPVRTAEQRTAALEAAMRTRRFRADLRVALKAGVQDPIVILEAGADHPSYSSLRVRWLLESLPGIGPIRCELLMQELGIAVTRRVGGLNERHRQLLVGALQK; encoded by the coding sequence GTGCCAGCTCCCGTGCGAACCGCGGAGCAACGCACTGCGGCGCTCGAAGCAGCCATGCGCACGCGCAGGTTTCGCGCCGACTTGCGAGTGGCACTGAAGGCGGGTGTGCAGGACCCCATCGTCATCCTTGAAGCCGGTGCCGATCATCCTTCCTACTCAAGTCTGCGGGTGCGTTGGTTGCTTGAATCGCTCCCGGGCATTGGTCCGATTCGTTGCGAGCTATTGATGCAGGAGCTGGGCATCGCCGTTACTCGGCGAGTCGGCGGGCTGAACGAGCGGCACCGGCAACTGCTTGTTGGGGCCCTGCAGAAATGA
- the pyrF gene encoding orotidine-5'-phosphate decarboxylase, giving the protein MTQASQVTKAPIAVALDAPDLAVVRAWSRAVAPVVSTLKVGLEVFCRDGAAAVHAARLGASEVGSADVQIFLDLKLHDIPATVAGAARAVAELEPAFLTVHASGGAAMIEAAALALPDTRIVAVTVLTSMDDATLDSIGMAGPSIDAAVRLALLAVNAGARAIVCSPLEVAAIRAAVPDEIVLITPGVRPVGSAANDQKRVATPQEAIAAGADLLVIGRPITGAADLSEAAWNIAQQLGIEI; this is encoded by the coding sequence ATGACACAAGCTTCTCAAGTGACCAAGGCACCAATCGCCGTAGCCCTTGATGCGCCGGATCTCGCTGTTGTCCGAGCCTGGTCTCGCGCAGTCGCCCCGGTTGTGTCCACTTTGAAAGTTGGTCTCGAGGTCTTCTGCCGTGATGGCGCAGCTGCGGTGCACGCTGCCCGGCTTGGAGCTTCTGAGGTTGGCTCGGCTGATGTTCAGATCTTCCTCGATCTGAAACTTCACGACATCCCAGCAACCGTGGCCGGAGCAGCGCGCGCTGTAGCCGAACTTGAGCCTGCATTTCTGACCGTGCACGCATCCGGCGGTGCCGCAATGATCGAGGCAGCCGCTCTTGCTTTGCCCGACACTCGCATCGTCGCCGTCACTGTCTTGACGTCGATGGACGATGCGACCCTGGACAGCATCGGCATGGCCGGTCCGTCGATCGATGCCGCCGTCCGCCTTGCTCTACTCGCCGTCAATGCGGGTGCCCGCGCAATTGTGTGTTCGCCACTCGAGGTCGCTGCAATTCGCGCAGCCGTGCCTGACGAGATCGTGTTGATCACCCCAGGTGTTCGACCAGTTGGCTCAGCGGCCAATGATCAAAAGCGAGTCGCTACTCCGCAGGAGGCGATTGCCGCTGGCGCCGATCTCTTGGTGATCGGACGCCCGATCACCGGAGCAGCCGATCTCTCCGAAGCCGCTTGGAACATTGCGCAGCAGCTCGGAATTGAGATCTAA
- a CDS encoding dihydroorotate dehydrogenase: MSRALITSGPLDPSALLPAVDMSTSIGSFETPAPVFTASGCAAAGKELDQFFDITALGGIVTKSVMMAARSGRATPRMAETPSGMLNSIGLQGPGIDAFIEYDLAWLRQRGARTVVSIAGGSVDEYAKLASKLRSVEGISAIEVNISCPNVEDRGQVFACDATAASNVIQAVRRNSDIKMPIIAKLSPDVTDIVSIATAVERAGADALAVINTTLGMVIDLDTLRPALGGITGGLSGPAIRPIAVRCVWQIHQALPHLPILGMGGIRNGEDALQFVLAGASAVSVGTVTFHDPSAPLRVQQELEIALAERGFATLREAIGYGHRGPDLQDVIEEDE; the protein is encoded by the coding sequence ATGTCGCGCGCGCTTATTACCAGTGGTCCACTTGATCCATCGGCGCTGTTACCCGCAGTGGACATGTCGACTTCCATTGGAAGTTTCGAAACCCCAGCACCGGTGTTCACAGCCTCTGGTTGTGCTGCTGCCGGCAAAGAACTCGATCAGTTCTTCGACATCACTGCACTGGGTGGAATCGTCACCAAGAGCGTGATGATGGCTGCTCGCTCGGGACGCGCAACTCCGCGCATGGCCGAGACGCCCAGCGGAATGCTCAACTCCATTGGCTTGCAAGGTCCAGGCATCGACGCCTTCATCGAATATGACCTGGCCTGGCTGCGGCAGCGAGGCGCGCGAACAGTGGTGTCGATCGCTGGTGGCAGTGTCGATGAGTACGCGAAACTTGCGTCCAAACTGCGCAGTGTTGAAGGCATCAGTGCCATTGAGGTCAATATCTCCTGTCCAAATGTTGAAGATCGCGGCCAAGTGTTCGCTTGCGATGCCACAGCCGCCTCGAATGTGATCCAGGCAGTTCGCCGCAACTCAGATATCAAGATGCCGATCATTGCCAAGCTCTCTCCCGATGTGACCGACATCGTGAGCATCGCCACCGCTGTCGAACGTGCCGGCGCCGATGCACTTGCGGTCATCAACACCACTTTGGGCATGGTGATTGACCTTGACACTCTTCGACCCGCACTTGGTGGCATCACCGGCGGGCTCTCCGGCCCGGCCATTCGACCGATCGCGGTTCGGTGCGTCTGGCAGATTCACCAGGCGCTTCCTCATCTGCCGATCCTCGGCATGGGTGGGATTCGAAATGGCGAGGATGCTTTGCAGTTCGTCCTCGCGGGCGCCAGCGCAGTCTCGGTTGGCACCGTCACCTTCCACGATCCCTCTGCTCCCTTACGAGTGCAGCAGGAGTTGGAAATCGCCCTGGCCGAACGCGGCTTCGCGACTTTGCGCGAGGCCATTGGCTATGGACATCGCGGCCCGGATCTGCAAGATGTGATTGAGGAAGACGAGTGA
- a CDS encoding dihydroorotate dehydrogenase electron transfer subunit: MYTVLSLTAPGLAERTRPGHFLNVGIGGEESALLLRRAFAIYQVQSRGVYGGSVDIVIGPNGKGTRWLVDRRRHDNLSIVGPLGRPFTLPKDPANCILVGGGYGTAPLFMLADQLRERGCRVDVIAGAATEEKLFGTLEIKRAASTLTVTTDDGSMGTQGRVTDVLDDVITRSAADVVYACGPMGMLSAVAAIAAARGVYVQCSVEESMACGIGVCMTCVLPVIGEDGITRMVRSCVDGPVFRGDQVRWADVGTIPSDTLGAPSGGH; the protein is encoded by the coding sequence ATGTACACCGTGCTCTCGCTCACCGCGCCGGGCCTTGCCGAGCGAACCCGTCCCGGCCACTTTCTGAACGTTGGCATCGGCGGCGAAGAGTCGGCGCTGCTGCTTCGACGTGCCTTTGCGATCTATCAAGTGCAGTCGCGAGGCGTCTACGGCGGATCAGTCGACATCGTGATTGGCCCGAATGGCAAGGGAACCAGGTGGCTGGTTGATCGACGTCGCCACGACAACCTCAGCATCGTTGGTCCGCTCGGACGTCCCTTCACCTTGCCGAAGGACCCGGCCAACTGCATCCTCGTTGGTGGTGGCTACGGAACAGCGCCCCTGTTCATGCTCGCCGATCAGTTACGTGAGCGCGGTTGCCGAGTCGATGTCATCGCCGGTGCGGCCACTGAAGAAAAGCTCTTCGGCACCTTGGAGATCAAGAGAGCTGCGTCAACCCTCACTGTCACCACTGATGACGGAAGCATGGGTACCCAAGGTCGTGTCACCGATGTTCTCGACGACGTCATCACTCGCTCCGCTGCCGATGTCGTCTACGCGTGCGGACCGATGGGCATGCTTTCCGCAGTGGCGGCGATCGCTGCGGCTCGCGGGGTTTACGTGCAGTGCTCGGTTGAAGAGTCCATGGCTTGTGGCATTGGCGTGTGCATGACCTGTGTGCTGCCCGTGATCGGTGAAGATGGCATCACCCGCATGGTTCGCTCCTGCGTCGATGGTCCGGTCTTCCGGGGCGACCAAGTGCGTTGGGCTGACGTCGGCACCATTCCTTCTGACACCCTTGGTGCACCGTCAGGTGGTCACTGA